A window of Elusimicrobiota bacterium contains these coding sequences:
- a CDS encoding ABC transporter permease, with protein sequence MTPFHLAQREIRHRPVHAALFALSVALGSGVLLGLSGFNAAVETGVKHQARELWAADITVEGTPGLLDDVHRWAADRWPGLRAARTVDTVSMLRAAGGDGVTQATLSGLSPGYPLYGQITTGSGRPLAAALEAGAVASPKILAQLGLSVGDEVILGRRRVTIADTLATRTDAPASFFEFAPSLLLPLKTLEATGLLGPGSRSLNKLYLNVPPGTTLEPVLEEVKNRAAAETTDVKSWATDNPGVLRFVQNTLTYLNFLGLFLLALAGIGVASALQSAIAASLRSLGMMRALGAPRGFLFRLWGAWVALLLAAGLGGGLALGRLVSFLLARLFGDMIPVGVALGFPGAALLQTGGLAVGAAALFTILPLWRLAEISPNSILSWDLPRFLPSPRRLFIVGGFSAPLFYGLVVLQVRRPGLALEYLLAIAGLILGASLVVSLLSRLLRRGLISRGLTPRLTLRVLSRPGAFQNAAAVSLALSFAAVLTLALAQKNLTAQLVESFPENMPNVFFINVQASQIPLFRRIVKTDFRLFPLVRGRVVSVNGVPVRDLNARAQKRGEEGDSFTREFGLTYGPDLLPTDAVVAGGTLWNDRIDGPQVSGFTEHRKRFGLNVGDRLEFSVLGRRLSATVSSLRSIDQKVRQPFFYFYFKPGPLDRVPHTFMGGVHLDAGRLLDVEKQLARELPNVTTIDVTAIARLTGKILGRLARVVNALGLFTFAAGLLLLTSSLLAGLADRQREAVLYRTLGGTLSQILRVFLLEHLLRGAAASLTALAVGTVAAWVLIHRVMDLPFVMPWGFVLLGLSAATIFMGFFSLALSARALRTAPMEVLRYE encoded by the coding sequence GTGACCCCCTTCCACCTCGCCCAACGGGAAATACGCCATCGACCGGTCCACGCCGCGCTTTTCGCCTTAAGTGTCGCGCTGGGGTCCGGGGTGCTCCTGGGGCTCTCGGGCTTCAACGCGGCCGTTGAAACCGGCGTGAAGCATCAGGCCCGGGAACTTTGGGCCGCCGATATCACCGTCGAAGGAACCCCCGGTCTGCTGGACGACGTCCACCGCTGGGCCGCCGACCGTTGGCCCGGGCTACGCGCGGCCCGCACCGTGGACACGGTTTCCATGTTGCGGGCGGCCGGGGGGGACGGCGTGACCCAGGCGACCCTGTCGGGCCTTTCCCCCGGCTATCCCCTTTACGGGCAAATCACCACGGGGTCCGGCCGGCCCTTGGCCGCGGCGCTCGAAGCCGGGGCCGTGGCGTCGCCAAAAATATTGGCCCAGCTGGGCCTTTCCGTCGGCGACGAAGTGATCCTCGGCCGCCGCCGCGTAACGATCGCGGACACCTTGGCGACCCGCACCGACGCCCCGGCCTCTTTCTTCGAGTTCGCCCCCAGCCTTCTTCTCCCGTTGAAAACGTTGGAAGCCACCGGCCTGTTGGGCCCCGGGAGCCGGAGCCTCAACAAGTTGTACCTGAACGTCCCGCCGGGGACGACCCTGGAGCCCGTTTTGGAGGAGGTCAAAAATCGCGCCGCCGCCGAGACCACCGACGTAAAATCCTGGGCCACGGACAACCCGGGGGTCCTTCGATTCGTTCAAAACACCCTCACCTATTTAAACTTCCTGGGGCTCTTCCTCCTGGCTCTGGCGGGCATCGGCGTGGCCAGCGCCCTGCAATCGGCGATCGCCGCCTCTCTTCGTTCCCTCGGTATGATGCGCGCCCTGGGCGCCCCCCGTGGATTTCTTTTCCGCCTGTGGGGGGCCTGGGTCGCGCTGCTCCTGGCGGCCGGGCTCGGGGGCGGGCTGGCCCTGGGGCGGTTGGTGTCGTTTCTCCTGGCCCGCTTGTTTGGCGACATGATCCCCGTGGGCGTGGCCCTGGGGTTCCCCGGGGCGGCCCTTCTCCAGACGGGCGGCCTCGCGGTCGGCGCCGCGGCGCTTTTCACGATCCTGCCCCTTTGGCGTTTGGCGGAGATATCCCCGAACTCTATTTTGTCTTGGGACCTGCCGCGATTCCTTCCCTCCCCGCGCCGCCTTTTCATCGTGGGGGGGTTTTCCGCTCCGCTCTTTTACGGGTTGGTGGTCCTGCAGGTCCGTCGGCCGGGGTTGGCGCTCGAGTACCTGCTCGCCATCGCGGGGTTGATTTTGGGCGCTTCGCTGGTCGTCTCTCTCCTGTCCCGGCTCCTCCGACGAGGGCTGATCTCGCGGGGGCTCACCCCGCGATTGACCCTGCGGGTCCTTTCCCGGCCCGGGGCCTTTCAGAACGCCGCCGCGGTCTCTCTGGCCCTCTCCTTCGCCGCCGTGCTGACCCTGGCCCTGGCCCAGAAAAATCTCACGGCCCAGTTGGTCGAATCTTTCCCGGAAAACATGCCCAATGTTTTTTTCATCAACGTTCAAGCCTCCCAAATCCCCCTTTTCCGGCGGATCGTGAAAACCGACTTCCGCCTTTTCCCGCTCGTGCGCGGCCGGGTCGTCTCCGTGAACGGGGTGCCCGTTCGGGATTTAAACGCCCGCGCCCAAAAACGCGGGGAGGAAGGCGATTCCTTTACCCGGGAATTCGGTCTCACGTACGGCCCGGACCTTCTTCCGACCGATGCCGTCGTCGCCGGGGGGACCCTCTGGAACGACCGGATCGACGGCCCCCAGGTGTCGGGCTTTACCGAACACCGCAAACGGTTCGGCCTGAACGTGGGGGACCGGCTGGAGTTCAGCGTCCTGGGTCGGCGCCTGTCGGCCACCGTCAGTTCCCTGCGATCCATCGATCAAAAAGTCCGGCAACCCTTTTTCTATTTTTACTTCAAACCCGGCCCCCTGGACCGGGTGCCTCACACCTTCATGGGCGGCGTGCACCTGGACGCCGGGCGCCTCCTGGACGTCGAAAAACAACTCGCCCGGGAACTGCCCAACGTGACCACCATCGACGTGACGGCCATCGCCCGATTGACGGGCAAAATCCTCGGTCGACTGGCCCGGGTGGTGAACGCCTTGGGATTGTTCACTTTCGCCGCGGGCCTTTTGCTTTTAACGTCCAGCCTCCTGGCGGGGTTGGCCGACCGCCAGAGGGAAGCGGTCCTTTACCGAACGCTGGGCGGCACTCTTTCCCAAATCCTCCGGGTGTTCCTGCTTGAACACCTCCTTCGCGGGGCCGCCGCGTCCTTGACCGCCCTGGCCGTGGGCACGGTGGCCGCCTGGGTTCTCATCCACCGCGTGATGGATTTGCCCTTCGTCATGCCCTGGGGGTTCGTACTCCTCGGGCTCTCGGCGGCGACGATTTTTATGGGCTTCTTTTCCCTGGCGCTCTCGGCCCGGGCTCTGCGCACGGCGCCCATGGAGGTCCTTCGCTATGAATAA
- the ettA gene encoding energy-dependent translational throttle protein EttA has translation MAGEYIFTIEDLSKSFGSKKLFEGIYLSFYHKAKIGIVGENGSGKSTLLRIMAGVEKDFRGKAEAKKGAKIGYLPQEPRLDPTKTVREEVEEAFADIKKMLADYDKISESMSGELSPDDMEKALEKMGRLQEQIEAIDGWNLKRQVDVAMDALLLPEDTTLCNVLSGGEARRVALCKLLLLKPDMLLLDEPTNHLDAETVAWLENALKEYPGNVIVVTHDRYFLDNITQWILELDHGKGIPFEGSYHEWLAAKAKRLADEDKRASALQKHLEKELEWMRQTPSGRRTKSKARVRDYESLASQQKTIDVNSLDIEVVQGPKLGNRVVDFENVSKAYGDNGLMKDVSFSVPRGAIVGLVGPNGVGKTTLFRMLVGQEKPDAGQVKIGETVVFSYVDQKREDLSPDKTVFQEISGGSDLLKFGDKEVPARVYLTRFNFRGVDQQKKVGSLSGGERNRLHLAKQMLKGGNVLLLDEPTNDLDVDTIRALEDALLDFSGCVMVISHDRFFLDRVCSHLIVYEGEGKLRWFEGNFQEYEAKRREELGGREESRRSKYKKLSLR, from the coding sequence ATGGCCGGCGAATATATATTTACGATTGAAGATCTCTCCAAATCCTTCGGGTCCAAGAAACTGTTCGAAGGGATCTACCTCTCCTTTTATCACAAAGCCAAAATCGGCATCGTGGGGGAGAACGGCTCCGGCAAATCGACCCTCCTCCGCATTATGGCCGGCGTGGAAAAGGATTTTCGGGGAAAAGCCGAGGCCAAAAAGGGCGCCAAAATCGGCTACTTGCCCCAGGAGCCCCGCCTGGACCCGACGAAAACGGTTCGCGAGGAAGTGGAGGAAGCCTTCGCCGACATCAAAAAGATGTTGGCCGACTACGACAAGATTTCCGAAAGCATGTCGGGCGAACTTTCCCCGGACGACATGGAAAAGGCCCTGGAAAAAATGGGGCGGTTGCAGGAACAAATCGAGGCCATTGATGGATGGAACTTGAAACGCCAGGTGGACGTCGCCATGGACGCCCTGCTTCTGCCCGAGGACACGACGCTCTGCAACGTGCTCTCCGGCGGTGAAGCCCGCCGGGTGGCCCTTTGCAAACTGCTTTTGCTGAAGCCCGACATGCTCCTTCTCGACGAACCCACCAACCACCTGGACGCCGAAACCGTGGCCTGGCTGGAAAACGCGCTCAAGGAATACCCGGGCAACGTCATCGTCGTCACCCACGACCGCTACTTCCTGGACAACATCACCCAATGGATTTTGGAACTGGACCACGGCAAAGGCATTCCCTTCGAGGGCAGCTACCACGAATGGCTCGCCGCCAAAGCCAAACGGCTCGCCGACGAGGACAAGCGGGCCTCGGCCCTGCAGAAACATTTGGAAAAGGAATTGGAATGGATGCGCCAGACCCCCTCGGGCCGTCGGACCAAAAGCAAGGCCCGCGTCCGGGACTACGAAAGCCTGGCCTCCCAGCAAAAAACCATCGACGTCAACAGCTTGGACATCGAAGTCGTCCAAGGGCCCAAACTCGGCAACCGCGTGGTGGATTTTGAAAACGTCTCCAAGGCCTACGGCGACAACGGCCTCATGAAGGACGTGAGTTTCAGCGTGCCCCGCGGCGCCATTGTGGGCCTGGTGGGTCCCAACGGCGTCGGGAAAACCACGCTCTTCCGCATGCTGGTCGGCCAGGAAAAACCCGACGCCGGGCAGGTCAAAATCGGCGAAACGGTGGTGTTCTCCTACGTCGACCAGAAACGCGAAGACCTCTCCCCCGACAAGACCGTCTTCCAGGAAATCTCCGGCGGCAGCGATCTGCTGAAATTCGGCGACAAGGAAGTCCCCGCCCGGGTTTACTTGACGCGCTTCAACTTCCGGGGCGTCGACCAACAGAAGAAAGTCGGCTCCCTCTCCGGCGGCGAACGCAACCGCCTCCACTTGGCCAAGCAGATGCTCAAGGGCGGCAACGTCCTCCTCCTGGACGAACCCACCAACGACCTGGACGTGGACACCATCCGCGCCCTCGAAGACGCTCTTTTGGATTTCTCCGGGTGCGTGATGGTCATCAGCCACGACCGCTTTTTCCTGGACCGCGTCTGCTCCCACCTGATCGTCTACGAGGGCGAGGGAAAACTGCGCTGGTTCGAGGGGAACTTCCAGGAGTACGAAGCCAAGCGCCGGGAAGAACTGGGCGGCCGGGAAGAATCCCGCCGGTCGAAATACAAAAAACTTTCCCTTCGCTGA
- a CDS encoding ABC transporter ATP-binding protein, translating to MSAPSTAEPVLDARELNKSYRVDGRSLDVLRGVSFRMATGESVAIQGVSGSGKSTLLSLLAGLDRPTSGEITLGGERLDLLPEKELARIRREKIGFVFQAFHLVPSLTVLENVLLPAAFRSGVFSEDRGRALLERVGLADRAGHFPDQLSGGEKQRAALARALVNEPPLIFADEPTGNLDSKNGRAVLDLLEEHTRAAGRALLLVTHDDAVAARADRRVLLKDGALSPAS from the coding sequence ATGAGCGCGCCGTCGACCGCCGAGCCGGTCCTTGACGCCCGGGAATTGAATAAATCCTATAGGGTCGATGGTCGCTCCCTCGACGTTCTGCGGGGCGTTTCGTTTCGCATGGCGACCGGCGAATCCGTGGCCATTCAGGGGGTTTCGGGAAGCGGAAAATCCACCCTCCTTTCCCTCTTGGCGGGATTGGATCGCCCCACCTCCGGTGAAATCACTCTGGGCGGGGAGCGTTTGGACCTTTTGCCGGAAAAGGAATTGGCGCGGATTCGCCGGGAAAAAATAGGTTTCGTCTTTCAAGCTTTCCACTTGGTGCCGAGCCTCACCGTATTGGAAAACGTCCTTCTTCCGGCCGCCTTCCGCTCCGGCGTCTTTTCCGAGGACCGCGGGCGGGCGCTCCTGGAGCGCGTCGGGCTGGCCGACCGCGCCGGACATTTTCCGGACCAGCTCTCCGGCGGGGAAAAACAGCGGGCCGCCCTGGCCCGGGCGCTGGTCAACGAACCCCCGCTGATATTCGCCGACGAACCCACCGGCAATCTGGATTCCAAAAACGGCCGAGCGGTTCTCGACCTTTTGGAGGAGCACACCCGCGCCGCGGGACGCGCCCTGTTGCTCGTCACCCACGACGACGCCGTGGCGGCCCGGGCGGATCGGCGCGTCCTCCTAAAGGACGGCGCCCTCTCCCCGGCCTCGTGA